In Hymenobacter volaticus, the genomic window GCAAGCAGATGCAAGCCACCTATCCGCACGTTATCAGCTACGACAGCGTACCGGACTTGCTCAACGACCCAGCTATTGAGCTAGTCGTGGTGAATACGCCCAATGATTCGCATTTCAGCTTGGCCATGGACGCCTTGCGGGCCGGCAAGCATGTGCTTATTGAAAAGCCGGTAGGCACTTCGGCCGCCGATATTGATGCGCTGTACGCGCTGGGACGCGAAATGAATCGCCATGTGTTTGGCTACCAGAACCGGCGCTGGGACAGCGACTTTATGGCCGTGCGGCAAGTGGTGGAAAGCGGCCAACTTGGGCAGTTGATTGAAGTTCACATCCGCTTCGACCGATACAAAGCAGCCATCCATACCAAAGTCTTCAAGGAAGAACCCACCACGCCGGGCGCCGGCCTCAACTACGACCTAGGGCCGCACATCCTCGACCAGGCTCTCAGCTTGTTTGGCCCTCCTTCGGAGTTTCGCCGGACGTTCGGCAGCTTCCGCCCCAACTCCCGCGTGACCGACTATTTCCAGGTGCATCTGCTTTACCCGAATGGCCTGAACGTATATCTGACGACTAGCCTGCTGGTAGCCGACCCTGGCCCAGCCTACGTGCTGCACGGCACCCGTGGTAGCCTACGCAAAGGTCGCACCGATGTGCAAGAAACCCAACTAGACGGTGGCCTTTCGCCACTTGACGATGCCTACGGTGTGGAACCACTAGAGGCCGTGGGCACGTTAACTACAATGAGTGAAACGGGCGAAAAAACCGTGACGCCCATGGCGCCTCTGCGCGGCGATTATATGGGCTTGTTCGAGGCCGTGTATCAAGCTATTCGGTTCAACCAGCCTTATCCAATTCGGGAAGAAGATCTGCGGATGCAGTTACAAATCCTC contains:
- a CDS encoding Gfo/Idh/MocA family protein: MTAPIQTGLLAYGMSGRIFHAPFLAAYAGFELRAVVERSRKQMQATYPHVISYDSVPDLLNDPAIELVVVNTPNDSHFSLAMDALRAGKHVLIEKPVGTSAADIDALYALGREMNRHVFGYQNRRWDSDFMAVRQVVESGQLGQLIEVHIRFDRYKAAIHTKVFKEEPTTPGAGLNYDLGPHILDQALSLFGPPSEFRRTFGSFRPNSRVTDYFQVHLLYPNGLNVYLTTSLLVADPGPAYVLHGTRGSLRKGRTDVQETQLDGGLSPLDDAYGVEPLEAVGTLTTMSETGEKTVTPMAPLRGDYMGLFEAVYQAIRFNQPYPIREEDLRMQLQILES